From the Drosophila willistoni isolate 14030-0811.24 chromosome 2L unlocalized genomic scaffold, UCI_dwil_1.1 Seg168, whole genome shotgun sequence genome, the window TTAGTGATTTGCTAGTAACTTGATAAGCAAACACTCTTTATTGCTGCCCCGGAATAACACGATATATTCTAGCCAAGCCTACAATTCGTCCAAACAACTATATACTCCGGCTGAATGGGATGCGAATGAAACTGGCCAAAGACAGTGGAGTTGCTAAACAATTAGATATACTCACATGAGCATCAATAACCATTTGGATTCGTTCTATAGGTCCAAACTTGTTAAATAACTCACGGACCTGATGTTGGGTGGTATTGGTATTCAGGCCAAATACGCCAATGCAACGGCTGGCCTGCGGACGATCCTGGAacatataaaagcaaaaaattaatGTAAGGACTCCAAtggaccaaaaaaaaaaacacttactCGTGTGTGTCGCATGCGATGACGATCACGGGAATTGCGCTCCAAATTTTGGCCGGATCTCTGTCGCGGTGCTGGAGACAGAGATAAAGAGCGCTCAGGATCGGAACGCAAGCGGGAACGTGAACGGCGCAAATTGTGAGAGTTGCGATTGTAACGTGTCCATACCAAGTCCGACCTTTATTTGATGTTAGAATGATGGAATAGGTTAGAAAATCATCAGCTTGAATTTCGGCTGTTCTgttttatttcacttttctgttgacaattgaCGTATCATAAAGGATTTAGTATTTTAGTTTTGCAAACTtctttaattctttttttttttattattgcttGCAATTCTTTTATGCTTTCTTATCTTGCTGACTGCTGCAACAAATACTTGATTAATTGTTAAACATTGTTCACTTACATTTTGtgcaaattgttttctttatgaATTATTTCTTATGATTTGTTGTCAGGAACTCACTTCCGAACTATAGAACTTGCTCCAGTGAAAAGCAAATTTGACTGACGGATTCCCAAATGACAATTGACAAAACTCTAGGTCTACTAAGGCTACTTGGATGTCAAATACTCGTTAcccaaaaatttcaaacttCAAAAATACTCACCGGTTGTGATTTTGACTTCGACCGTCACTTCGCCTATGGGATGTTGAGGAAGAAGAGGAGGCGGAGTCCTTGCGATGGCGTTTCTGGTAATTTGAACTGTGTCTTTCTATAATCATGGTATTCCTATACCTTTATTATTACAGCAATTTAGAAAAATCCAGCTTGGTTGACTATATCAAGCATACCATCTTGATATATGTACCTTTTTCAGATTGTTTGCATCCCGAAACTAAAACACACCGTTGGTGTTGCCAGATATACATTATTTCCGCCCCAGTCTGGCAACTACAATTTAAATAGTGATGACATTTCTTACAAGcaattaaacaatatttttattaacaaGAGATtagcaataaaaattttcaatcTATATTtacttattctagcagacgtttaaacacttaaaaatattaacactGAATTATGCagaatttctttaatttgtttgcttGCTTTCAATATTACCTATATTGATTTCCCCAGTGTAATTGCATTACCACAAAATTATGGAGTTTTTGTCGTTCGATATTATACACATCCGTTAAACACTTTATCACGCGATCATCATTGAAGTGACGTTTTGGTGGAGCCTCTAACAGATTTCCTTTGACAAACCATTTCAAGTccgtaaaatattttttaactgCCGCCCTCAATGCAGCTCCCTTAAATATCGGCTTTCGGAATATTTCACACATATTCTTTTTGCCATATTTTTCCAGCAACGCGTCAATGGTTCTATCTATATCTGGCTGACGACAATGATAAATGCACCAAAGGTTACGCTCAGGTTTTAGGACATCTTTAAGTCTGAGAACACCAAAGAATTCCAATTTAGATGTATCACATTTTGGATTCTCTGGGAGGGGATTCATATAAAATAGAACACGTAAATGCTTCTCAAATTTATCCTCAAAGTTGTACTCGCTGTCAGCTGGTAAAGAAACCACttgttaaatttgttttgataatcACTCAATAATAATTACAAACCTGTGCTTTCCACAGACATATTGGGGTTGACTTTTGCTTTTAGTCCGCTGAATCTATTGAAAATCCTATCTGGTCTTCACAAAGATTCCCGTTTTAtagtaaaaatatattttttaatttcaacaGGAGCGCAAAATTTGGCTTTTGCAACAATTTCACAATAAAAGCTCTACAACTGTGTTTGCGTGTGGCTTATCTGTACCGATATCGATAACggtattattttgtattttaattaaCGACTTTTTCTAGGTAAAATAGGACTTAAGTCCGCCAAGCTACAACCATTAAAATTGACgagtatacaaaaaaaactcaaactaTGAAAAAATACGATGCAAATACATTTTCAGCTCAACCCCAGAACTATTTTTCTTTACagataaataatttgtttattcattacaaaaataaactatCTATAAAGcttataaacatacatatgcgTATTATCCATCcgcaaatatttaattgtacggcttaacttttaaattattacTAAATCGAAAGACTTCAACATTATTTCCGCCTCAGTCTGGCAACTTCAATTTAAATAGAGATAACATATCATAAAAGCAATTGAAcaatatttttgatattaaCTTATTCTATCAGACATTTAAAACCTTATTCCTTATTATCGCTGAATTATGCacaatttctttattttctttggttGCTTTCACTACTACCAACGTTGGTTTCGCCAGTGTAATTTCATTGCCATAAAATTATGGAGTTTTTGTCGTTCGATATTATACACATCGGTTACTGACTTAATCACGCGATCATCATTGAAGTGACTTTTTGGTGGAGCCTCTAACAGATTTCCTTTAACAAACCATTTCAAGTCCGTAAAGTGTTTTTTAACTCCCGCCCTCAATGCAGCTCCCTTAAATATCGGCCTTCGGAATATTTCATACATATTCTTTTTGCCATATTTTTCCCGTAAAGCGTCAATGGTTCTATCTATATCTGGCTGGCGGCAATGATAAATACACCAAAGCTTACGCTCAGGTTTTAGGACATCTTTAAGACTGAGAACACCAAAGAATTCCAATTTAGATGTATCACATTTTGGATTCTCTGATAGGGGTTTCATATAAAATACGTAACGTAAATGCTTTTCAAATTTATCCTCAAAGTTGTACTCGTTGTCAGCTGGTAAAGAAACCACTTGTTAAGTTTGTTTTGATAATCGCTCAATAATAATTACAAACCTGTAGTTTCCACAGACATATTGTTATTGACTTTTGCTTTTACTCCGCTGACTGCAGTAGAATCTATTGAAAATCCTCTCTGGTCTTCACAGCGATTCCCGTTTTATAGTCAAAATATATTGTTTAATTTCAACAGGGATGCAATAATTTGGCTTTTCGAACCATTTTGACAATTTCACAATAAAAGCTCCACAACTGTGTTTGTGTTTAGCTTATTTGTACCGATATCGATAACGGCATTATTATATACTTTAATAAACGACTTTTTCTAAGTAAAATAGGACTAACGTTAGCCAAGTTACAAGTTGAGTAgaccaaaacaaaacttaaactacaaaaaatgcgatgaaaataaatttgcaaCTCAACATTAGAAGCATTTTGATTTACagataaattatttgtttttttattaccaaaaTGAATCATCTATAAAGCTTGcgaacatacatatataagcgTATAGATTTTTCAGTCCGCAAAATTTAATTGTACGGCttaacttttaaattattacTAAATCGAAAGACTTCAACATTATTTCCGCCTCAGTCTGGCAACTTCAATTTAAATAGTGATGACATTTCTTACAAGcaattaaacaatatttttgatattatCTTATTCTATCAGACATTTAAAACCTTATTCCTTATTATCACATTTGCTTGCTTTAACTGCTACTTACATTGGTTTGCCCAGTGTATTTGCATTGTCACAAAATTGTGGAGTTTTTGTCGTTCGTTATTATACACATCCGTTACCGACTTTATCACGCGATCATCATTGAAGTGACGTTTTGGTGGAGCCTCCAACAAATTTCCTTTAACAAACCATTTCAAGTCCGTAAAGTGTTTTTTAACTGCCGCCCTCAATGCAGCTCCCTTAAATATCGGCTTTCGGAATATttcatacatattttttttgccatatttTTCCAGCAACGCGTCAATGGTTCTATCTATATCTGGCTGACGACAATGATAAATGCACCAAAGCTTACGCTCAGGTTTTAGGACATCTTTAAGACTGAGAACACCAAAGAATTCCAATTTAGATATATCACATTTTGGATTCTCTGGGAGGGGTTTCATATAAAATAGAACACGTAAATGCTTTTCAAATTTATCCTCAAAGTTGTAGTCGTTGTCAGCTGGTAAAGAAACCAATTgttaccttttttttatattcacTGAATAATAATTACAAACCTGTAGTTTCCACAGACATATTGTTATTGAGTTTCGTTTTTAGTCCGTTCACCGCACTTAAATCTATTGAAAATTCTCTCTTGACTTTACAAAGATTCCCGTTTTATAGTCaaaatatattgtttataTTCACAGGGACGCAATAATTTGGCTTTTGCAACAATTTCACAATAAAAGCTCTATaactgtgtttgtatgtagCTTATCTGTACCGATATCGATAATTATTATGTATTcttatgtattttatttaacgACTTTTCCTAGGTAAAGTCGGACAAGTTACAACAATAAATATCCAGAATTTGCTGAGTAGGCCAAAACCAAACACAGACTATAAAAAATACGATGCAAATACATTTTCAAATCAACCTCAGAACCATTTTCATTTAcagataaatattttgtttattcattACCAAAATGAATCATCTTTAAAGCTTACAATCATAAATATGCATATAGATTTATCCAACCGCAACAATTTAATTGTACTGCTAAACTCTTAAATTAACACTGAATCGAAAGACTTAAATATTCCTATAGATTTTGTAAAAATTGCCAGTCTTTGTATTGATTTTGGGAATATGTACTTCAAAATGGGCTAAGTCTAAGTCGCAAATGAACTTTTCCAACGACATAAATAATCATTCCGCCCCTTTAGATAATCATAATATATACGCCTTTCGGCATTATATAAATCAGTAATAACTCTTATGACTTTCTCATCTGTGTAAGTACTTTGTGGCGGTGCTTCCAATATGTTTCCCTTTACATACCATTTTAGATTGgcgaaatttgtttttacccTAGCCCGAAAATCAGCCCCACTATAAATCGGCTTGCGGAACAGCTCATACATATTCTTTTGACCATATTTCCGATGTATCTGATCAACGGTATTATCAATCTCATCGGAGCGGCTGTAGTATATGTACCAAAGTTTACGCCGGGGTGCTCGAACATCCGTAAGACTTAATACTCCAAAGTATTCCACAATTGCGATATCACATTCAGTGGGACCTTTTTTTGGATTCACATGGCACAGCCCTCTCATATATTCCTCAAGACGATCGTCCAAGTTAGGATAGAGTGTAGCCAAGTCTGTGAATCGAGTACAAATAATAAGCATTTAAAGCGAAATGTTTTCCTATTGTGTCCATACTTTTATTCACTTGTGCAGCTTTAGTTTCTTTAACATCTTGATTGTTTTctgtcattttgttttttcctggAATGCTAAATGAATCTGCTATGTTTTGCTTTTACTGGGATACTGAAGCTTTTGATTGAATCGCCACTGACTTTTATGCCatttttggtttcgtttttgtttacaAACAATTTCACATAGCTTGCAATAAAAGCTCCAAAATATTTCGTCATTACTCGAAAACttaaaatatcgataactaCACTGTGTAGGAGGTTCCCGAAATCGATTcggaaatttaattaaatgatcGATTTGTAAGACCGGAAACAAGTGACAATAAATGAATCATTTTTCGATGCGTAGTGCTTGTTTTTACTACattactttaaattaaattaataattatttttaactaATAGAAATTAGATCTCACAAATATCAGtctttttaataatttgaaaatacTTCAGAAATGGATTAAGTCTACgttgaaaagaatttattcCACTGAGCCAAATAATCATTCCGTTCCTTTAGGTAATCATAATATATACGCCTTTCGGCATTGTATACATCAATGATATTTTGATTACTTTTTCATCTGTGTAAGCACTTTGTGGGGGGGCTTCCAATAAATTTCCCTTTACACGCCATTTTAGATTgccaaaatgttttttaaccGACGTCCGTAAATCAGCCCCACTACAGATCGGTTTGCGAAACAAttcatacatatttttttggcCATATTTCCTATGAATCCTATCCACGGTGTTACCAATCTCGTCCGATCGACTGTAGTATATATACCAAAGTTTACGTCTTGGTGCCCGAACATCTATAAGACTGAATACTCCCAAATATTCTACGATTGTTAGATCACATTTCGTAGGACCTTTATCGGGATTCACATAACAAAACAATCTCATATATTTTTCTAAGCGATCGTCCAGGTTGGGATACAATGCCAGCAAGTCTAAAATAAAACACGGAAAAAAAGTTTtagcaaaatatttaaagtgtTAATACTGTGCATATATTTACTTGTATGTATAGCTTTTGATTCCTCTGCTTTTTGGTCGCTTTCTGtcattttgtttacttttcgAAACTAAACCTTTCAGTTGagtgttcttttatttttaaataccaaGTTTTGTGGATGTTTTCAAAGTATTTCGTCATTGACCGAAAGCTTAACATATCGATGACTTATCGATGTGTGAAGGATGTTCTCAATTTCGATTTCGCAAAGTTCTCTGCATTTAATACTTGTATTTAGTATAGCGTTTAAAAATGGAAATTCATTGTTAATTGAAGACAGCcacaatttattttatgtttagtatatttattaaaaaaaaaagtatttatatttacGACTAAATATGAGACTGTTCCGGTTTTTACTTTATATATTCATTTGCTTAAAtcactttaaaaaaatttcgatTTCATTTTAGTAGGgaataatatcaaaaaatttgtgCCGGAACAGGCATTCTCATTTTTACAAATTCTACTCCAAAATAATGTTTCACATAATGCCTACGATTAGGTCATACGACGAAAGGGTTGCAGAAATTAATTGTATGACTCCAGAATAATGTTTGACATAAGCTGTGTTTGTGTCACGGGACGATTAATATCATTGGACTAAGCCTACCAGTTAAAAGtaacttaaaataaaaacaattcatttaatattcaTTCTTTTAATATTAAGTTTCTGTCCTATTTCAAGGAACGATTTCCACCACATCCTCAACCTCGCCTTTTATCTCAGTTTCCAAAGGAACTGTATTTGTAACATCGGGCAAGATGCATTCCTCTGGTTGCGCTGATACCTGATTCACAACGAAAAGATTCGGCGTGATATTGGGGGCGGCGGGAACTGAAATTGGAGCAGGTGTTGTTATGGGTTTACTTCTTGTTGGATTAGAAACGTTGCCAATCGCAGGGCTTTTAGTGATTGTTTGCGGCTTAAATGTTGTTGATGGTTTTTGAACTGACGGTGGATTAAACGATATCATTTTACCATTACCAATATTTTTTATACTGCGAATGGTTGGACCTGTTTCCTCAGGAGATGTCCAGTGGGCTGGCGGAGTCATCGTTTTGGCAACAACCTGCAAgggaaataaattaatttcaagaCTCGAATGAGTTATCCTTCCGTTCATACCTTTCTGTGGGTGATTGCAGTGGCCCTGGCATTTGTTTTATCTGCCGGTGTTGACAATACCCGGTGATCTTGTGTCAGCTGTGTGGGGACAATTGATGTGCTACAGGTAACTGGCAATCCTTTTGTTGTGACACTTTCTGTGAGACGCTGATAGCCGATGATGTTGCGATCCGAGTCGTACAGGGGGATGCTTGCCGGCAGTTTCCTCGGAGTGCACTTACTCAGAACTGAGTTGCTTACTGGCGATTGTGTATTGGTCATTGCTGGGGATGGCATTGTTGTCGCTGGAGCCACCGTGTTTATGCGGTAAGATGGCACTGGGATGTTACTATTCGTAGCCCTATTAAGATAATATACATAGTTTTCGAGCAGTTTGGTGCCAACATCAACATCTATGGGCAAAAGGGTGCTGGTCTTAACAATTTCTTCGATTGTTTTCTGACGTTCTGCAACTGTCAACAAGGTGGCACGCCTACTTAGCTCCTGCAGCACCAAATCAAACAGCTGCACACGAGTTTGTAGTTCACAACGCTGCTTATCGGCAGGACAAATGGGTGGCAGTTGAATTAATTCTCGTGGTCCCAATTGAGAAGCATTGGATGACCCGGCCTGTAGGGGCATACTTGCACCCGGTGGCAATACCTTTTTAGTTAACGTTGTGCCTCTTGGCAATTGTCTTGACAAGGCGTCAATTGAACTAACTTCAGGTTCAGGAATTGAAGCCGGTGCTGCAGTAAGCAAACTGGGAACGGGAATCGGTGCCAATGGTGGGACTGATACTGGTGCTGATGCATCATTTGTTACAGATAAAATTGGATCTGGCGTAAGCATGCCAGTTTGAATGGTCTGGCCGGTTAAAGGTTTACCATCTTTGGCCATCTCTGCCATCTTCGCTCGCACCTTGTTAGGTATATTTTTGTCTTGCTTAGATATGAACTTCGTTGATATAACCATATACTGGGGCAACTCCAACACTGGCAATTCAACCTTGTCGTGTAAGCGAGTCGGATCAATGGCCCGCATCGGTCCATCCAAATTGGGGCAACAAAAGTCAAGACCAACAGCCCCATATGAGTGCTGATATCGCATTGGATAAAGAAAAGAGAACATTTTTGTACTTCCAAATGGAAGCtggccagcagcagcaccactaCCACCAATTGAAGTGGCATTATTTTGATTACTAGCCGAACGAGTCGGAGCATTAATTCTGATAACCTGATGAGGGGCATGGGATGGAGCTAATGTCGCTGCTGGTGTGGGGTCTGGTGAAATGTCCATCGGTTGAGATACTGGCTCTACGACAGGAATATCTTCCGCCTCACTCTTGACCTCTTCCCTCGCAGGAGTTGGTTCGGGCGGAGGCAGCGTTTCATGTACTTGTTCAATTTCGTGTAACGTTGGCAATGCTGGCAACTGGTCCTCAATTGACCGAGTGGGTGGAACTTGAGGGGGAACTTGGGGAGGATCTTGATTCAAATTTGCGGTATCAGCTGCAGCTTCTCGCTCTTTGTTTTcacattctttttttttttttgctcctcttgtttttgttgttgttgtagtattTGATGCTGTTCGTTAATCCAATTTCGGACAATCTTACGATTAAGACGAACGCGACACCGCCGTATAGTTCGTACTTCCTCTACTAAAGTATCCGATGGATTTGGATGAGCCACTATACTTGCTGAAGTTGCTGCTGCCAGTGGAGGCTTGTCTATTGCTGCGGTTATCATCACTGGGAAAGCTACATTCGTGTGCTCTTCTTGCTGCCGATCAACATCCTTATTTTGCTGTACCGCAGTCTCTTGTACTTCTTGAAGCTGTACATCTGTTTCCATTGGTTGGACGACTTCCTCCTGTAGATTTTGCGACTGATGCTTTCTATTCTGATCCGTTTGCTCTAGctgcatttcattttgttgtacTTGCTGCTGCGGAATATCTACCTCAACACGAACCTCCTGTGCCAGCATTTCCTCTGCCCACGACTCGGTACTTTTCGTTTCTTCATTTGGTTGTGGCTGTTGCTTTGCCCGTTTTGCATCAGTTGCTGCATTAGCTGGCATTTTGCGTTTTCTGGTATAGCCATGATTTACCAGCTCTAAGTAGGGAGTACTTAGATCCTTTTGCGAACGACGTGAATTCATGCGCGGGGTCGCAGGAAGTTCTTGCGCTTCCACCTTTCCAGATACTAGCGGAACTCCTGACACTTTATTTGGGACCTTACGTTGCCTTTGTGGCGTTGCAATTGGTGTTGCAGACAACGATCGATTGCAACTAGACGATCGTGTCATGTGTGTAGTAACAGAAGCAACAGTTTTTCGCGATTTCTTTTCCACCAGTTGGTCCTTCGACGCGTCCATTGAAGATGAGACAACTTCTGTTTCCAAAAGGACTTTTTCACTGCCATCGCTGGACTGCTTATTATCCTGTGACTTGCGCTTAACCAAACTTAAGCTATGATCTAGAGATTCCGCAGATTCATAGCTTTCCACTTCACTGGCCTTTAGTGTTGTGCTGCTAGAACTGGATTCTTGACTTGGTCTTGTCAATGGTAAGGATTTTCTTTCAATGGTGTTAGACAGAGGATCAGTTTTAATCGCACTTCTGCGTGCTTTACCTCCTTCCGATTTACGTGACGGCAACTTTTTCTGCTGTTCAAGAGATTTATTAGCAGATACCTCTAATTCCAACTGTAGCTGTGGCTCTGGTAACTGCTTGACAGGATGTTCAACAACTGTTTTATCTGTTTTGGCTACCGCCTCAGAGCCCTGTTTCGCCTTGGCCAAGGGTTTAGTAGCAGGCGCAATAGTTGCTTCTAATCCAGTTTTAACTTCGGACTTGCGTGGCTCAGATTTTTTACTTTGTTCCGATTGGGCTAACAAATTCTTGTCAGGAATTTTAGC encodes:
- the LOC111518423 gene encoding uncharacterized protein LOC111518423, whose product is MSVETTADNDYNFEDKFEKHLRVLFYMKPLPENPKCDISKLEFFGVLSLKDVLKPERKLWCIYHCRQPDIDRTIDALLEKYGKKNMYEIFRKPIFKGAALRAAVKKHFTDLKWFVKGNLLEAPPKRHFNDDRVIKSVTDVYNNERQKLHNFVTMQIHWANQCK
- the LOC6640768 gene encoding uncharacterized protein LOC6640768, whose product is MTENNQDVKETKAAQVNKNLATLYPNLDDRLEEYMRGLCHVNPKKGPTECDIAIVEYFGVLSLTDVRAPRRKLWYIYYSRSDEIDNTVDQIHRKYGQKNMYELFRKPIYSGADFRARVKTNFANLKWYVKGNILEAPPQSTYTDEKVIRVITDLYNAERRIYYDYLKGRNDYLCRWKSSFAT
- the LOC26529021 gene encoding uncharacterized protein LOC26529021, with the translated sequence MSVESTADSEYNFEDKFEKHLRVLFYMNPLPENPKCDTSKLEFFGVLRLKDVLKPERNLWCIYHCRQPDIDRTIDALLEKYGKKNMCEIFRKPIFKGAALRAAVKKYFTDLKWFVKGNLLEAPPKRHFNDDRVIKCLTDVYNIERQKLHNFVVMQLHWGNQYR
- the LOC6640816 gene encoding transformer-2 sex-determining protein isoform X1, coding for MIIERHSSNYQKRHRKDSASSSSSTSHRRSDGRSQNHNRSDLVWTRYNRNSHNLRRSRSRLRSDPERSLSLSPAPRQRSGQNLERNSRDRHRMRHTRDRPQASRCIGVFGLNTNTTQHQVRELFNKFGPIERIQMVIDAHTHRSRGFCFIYYENLSDARVAKDACSGIKVDDRRIRVDYSITQRAHTPTPGVYMGNQIRKQRSRSRSPTSRRSGGNSRSDQRDRDRDRRYRSSHKRSGSRHRYDRSASRSRSRSRLHTRSRSPPPRPSRRGRGDSRN
- the LOC6640997 gene encoding uncharacterized protein LOC6640997 yields the protein MSVETTADNEYNFEDKFEKHLRYVFYMKPLSENPKCDTSKLEFFGVLSLKDVLKPERKLWCIYHCRQPDIDRTIDALREKYGKKNMYEIFRRPIFKGAALRAGVKKHFTDLKWFVKGNLLEAPPKSHFNDDRVIKSVTDVYNIERQKLHNFMAMKLHWRNQRW